One part of the Streptomyces lydicus genome encodes these proteins:
- a CDS encoding PTS fructose transporter subunit IIABC yields MSELITAELVDLDLSAETKDAAARSLAERMAASGRVTDLEGFLADVAAREAQMPTGLDGGIGIPHCRSAHVTEPTLAFGRSASGIDFGAPDGPADLIFLIAAPAGGDADHLSILSTLARHLMDGEFTGALRSATEPGRAASLIRGDAPEEAEKVAETEAAGAAGAEEAGAGKPAEEPTAAAEAVPPAAAEAAPPVAAGPTAAAAEAAPAEPAAPFRIVAITSCPTGIAHTYMAAESLEKAGTAAGVEVFVETQGSAGFKRLDPQLVADADGVILAHDVEVRDKERFAGKPTVDVGVKAGINRPAELIAEVRQKAARGEVSAPARPTAPMDKGAGAADSYATRLRKWLMTGVSYMVPFVAAGGLLIALAFAIGGYTINKAPSVADHFVWTESTSWAALLFQIGGVAFGFLVPVLAGFIAYGMADRPGLVPGFVGGAIALTINAGFLGGLIAGLIAGAVVMAIQRVTIPPVLRGIMPVVVIPLISSVIVGFLMFLVIGKPIAALQKGLTDWLSGLSGANAIILGAILGLMMCFDLGGPLNKVAYAFAVGGLANPNEGSLKVMAAVMAAGMVPPLAMALATTVRGRLFTKAERENGKAAWVLGASFITEGAIPFAAADPLRVIPSAMVGGAVTGALSMAFGCTLRAPHGGVFVVPLIGQPLLYLLAIAIGTCVSAGLVILLKGLRGASAGRPADTPASDASGVTVAA; encoded by the coding sequence ATGAGTGAGCTGATCACCGCGGAACTGGTCGACCTCGACCTGTCCGCCGAAACGAAGGACGCCGCCGCCCGTTCGCTGGCCGAGCGGATGGCCGCCTCCGGCCGGGTCACCGACCTGGAGGGCTTCCTCGCGGACGTGGCCGCCCGCGAGGCCCAGATGCCGACCGGGCTGGACGGCGGGATCGGGATTCCGCACTGCCGCAGTGCGCACGTCACCGAGCCGACGCTGGCCTTCGGGCGCAGCGCCTCGGGCATCGACTTCGGCGCGCCGGACGGACCGGCCGACCTGATCTTCCTGATCGCGGCCCCGGCGGGCGGCGACGCGGACCATCTGTCGATCCTCTCGACGCTCGCCCGGCACCTGATGGACGGGGAGTTCACCGGCGCGCTGCGGTCCGCCACCGAGCCGGGCCGCGCGGCATCGCTGATCCGCGGGGACGCACCGGAAGAGGCGGAGAAGGTGGCGGAGACGGAGGCGGCCGGCGCCGCCGGGGCCGAGGAGGCCGGCGCGGGGAAGCCGGCCGAGGAGCCCACGGCCGCCGCCGAGGCTGTGCCCCCGGCCGCCGCGGAGGCCGCGCCCCCGGTCGCCGCCGGGCCCACGGCGGCCGCCGCCGAGGCCGCGCCCGCGGAGCCCGCCGCTCCCTTCCGTATCGTCGCCATCACCTCCTGCCCCACCGGCATCGCGCACACCTACATGGCCGCTGAGTCGCTGGAGAAGGCCGGAACGGCCGCCGGCGTCGAGGTGTTCGTCGAGACGCAGGGCTCGGCCGGGTTCAAGCGGCTCGACCCGCAGCTCGTCGCGGACGCGGACGGCGTGATCCTCGCGCATGACGTCGAGGTGCGGGACAAGGAGCGCTTCGCCGGCAAGCCGACCGTCGACGTCGGCGTCAAGGCGGGCATCAACCGCCCCGCCGAACTCATCGCCGAGGTGCGCCAGAAGGCCGCCCGCGGCGAGGTCAGCGCCCCCGCGCGGCCCACCGCCCCGATGGACAAGGGCGCCGGCGCGGCCGACAGCTACGCCACCCGGCTGCGCAAGTGGCTGATGACCGGCGTCAGTTACATGGTCCCGTTCGTCGCCGCGGGCGGTCTGCTCATCGCGCTCGCCTTCGCCATCGGCGGCTACACGATCAACAAGGCGCCGTCCGTCGCCGACCACTTCGTCTGGACCGAGTCCACCAGCTGGGCGGCCCTGCTCTTCCAGATAGGCGGCGTCGCCTTCGGCTTCCTCGTCCCCGTCCTGGCCGGCTTCATCGCGTACGGCATGGCGGACCGGCCCGGTCTCGTCCCCGGCTTCGTCGGCGGTGCCATCGCGCTCACCATCAACGCGGGCTTCCTCGGCGGCCTGATCGCCGGCCTCATCGCCGGCGCGGTGGTGATGGCGATCCAACGGGTCACCATCCCGCCGGTGCTGCGCGGCATCATGCCGGTCGTGGTGATCCCGCTGATCTCCTCGGTGATCGTCGGGTTCCTGATGTTCCTGGTGATCGGCAAGCCGATCGCGGCCCTCCAGAAGGGCCTGACCGACTGGCTGTCCGGCCTCTCCGGCGCCAACGCGATCATCCTCGGCGCGATCCTGGGCCTGATGATGTGCTTCGACCTCGGCGGCCCGCTGAACAAGGTCGCCTACGCCTTCGCGGTCGGCGGCCTCGCCAACCCCAACGAGGGCAGCCTGAAGGTCATGGCCGCCGTGATGGCGGCCGGCATGGTCCCGCCGCTGGCGATGGCGCTGGCCACCACCGTCCGCGGCCGGCTCTTCACCAAGGCCGAGCGGGAGAACGGCAAGGCCGCCTGGGTGCTCGGCGCCTCCTTCATCACCGAGGGCGCGATCCCCTTCGCCGCCGCCGACCCGCTGCGCGTCATCCCCTCGGCGATGGTCGGCGGCGCGGTAACCGGCGCCCTGTCGATGGCCTTCGGCTGCACCCTGCGGGCCCCGCACGGCGGCGTCTTCGTCGTCCCGCTGATCGGCCAGCCGTTGCTGTACCTGCTCGCCATCGCCATCGGCACCTGCGTCAGCGCCGGCCTGGTCATCCTCCTCAAGGGGCTGCGGGGAGCCTCCGCCGGCCGCCCCGCGGACACCCCGGCCTCCGACGCCTCCGGGGTGACGGTCGCCGCCTGA
- a CDS encoding L,D-transpeptidase, which translates to MEQLVTSPDNTAPARSRTPHQLLQPAEQTVPGAPRRTRRMRRTLAVTALFAAGALALTACGGDASAGGNDDGKNGQAGADAAAKKDASDAKIQVSSKDGATDASINDTGVKVTGGKLTDVKLTAADSGTVVAGAISADGSSWKPGVQLERGTKYKIVANAKDAKGRSATENATFTTVSSANSFIGSYTPDDGKTVGVGMPVSFNFDKVISNKKDVQSHIKVTSSSGQEVVGHWFGSQRLDFRPEDYWKAGSKITMKIDLDGVKGGDGITGVQSKTVSFTIGRSQVSTVDMNTQQMTVKRDGKTYKTIPISGGSPQHPTYNGQMVISEKFEQTRMDGSTVGFGGEYDIKDVPHAMRLSSSGTFIHGNYWGNSSVFGNSGTSHGCVGLRDNKGGGGDTPGKWFFNESLVGDVVIVKNSHDKTVQPDNGLNGWNLSWSDWKAGSAA; encoded by the coding sequence ATGGAGCAGCTCGTGACATCGCCGGACAACACCGCGCCCGCTCGGTCCCGCACCCCGCACCAGCTTCTCCAGCCGGCCGAACAGACGGTGCCGGGCGCGCCGCGGCGCACCCGTCGGATGCGCCGCACGCTGGCTGTGACCGCCCTGTTCGCGGCGGGTGCGCTGGCCCTGACCGCCTGCGGCGGCGACGCCTCGGCGGGCGGGAACGACGACGGCAAGAACGGCCAGGCGGGCGCGGACGCCGCGGCCAAGAAGGACGCGTCGGACGCCAAGATCCAGGTCTCCTCGAAGGACGGCGCCACCGACGCCAGCATCAACGACACCGGGGTGAAGGTCACCGGCGGCAAGTTGACCGATGTGAAGCTGACCGCCGCCGACTCCGGCACCGTGGTCGCGGGCGCCATATCGGCCGACGGCTCGTCCTGGAAGCCCGGCGTCCAGCTGGAGCGCGGCACCAAGTACAAGATCGTGGCGAACGCCAAGGACGCCAAGGGCCGTTCGGCCACCGAGAACGCCACCTTCACCACGGTCTCCTCGGCCAACAGCTTCATCGGCAGCTACACCCCCGACGACGGCAAGACCGTCGGCGTCGGTATGCCGGTGTCCTTCAACTTCGACAAGGTCATCAGCAACAAGAAGGACGTCCAGTCCCACATCAAGGTGACCTCCAGCAGCGGCCAGGAGGTCGTCGGCCACTGGTTCGGCTCCCAGCGCCTGGACTTCCGGCCGGAGGACTACTGGAAGGCCGGCTCCAAGATCACCATGAAGATCGATCTTGACGGTGTGAAGGGCGGCGACGGCATCACCGGCGTGCAGTCCAAGACCGTGTCCTTCACGATCGGGCGCTCGCAGGTCTCCACCGTCGACATGAACACCCAGCAGATGACGGTCAAGCGGGACGGCAAGACCTACAAGACCATCCCGATCTCCGGCGGCAGCCCGCAGCACCCGACCTACAACGGCCAGATGGTGATCTCGGAGAAGTTCGAGCAGACCCGGATGGACGGCTCGACGGTCGGCTTCGGCGGCGAGTACGACATCAAGGACGTCCCGCACGCCATGCGGCTGTCGTCCTCCGGCACCTTCATCCACGGCAACTACTGGGGCAACTCCTCCGTCTTCGGCAACTCCGGCACCAGCCACGGCTGCGTCGGCCTGCGCGACAACAAGGGCGGCGGGGGCGACACCCCGGGCAAGTGGTTCTTCAACGAGTCGCTGGTCGGCGACGTCGTCATCGTGAAGAACTCGCACGACAAGACGGTCCAGCCGGACAACGGCCTCAACGGCTGGAACCTGTCCTGGTCGGACTGGAAGGCGGGCAGCGCGGCCTGA
- a CDS encoding DUF397 domain-containing protein, which produces MDEGLRWRRSSYCEGPDRACLEAAFEPDRARVHLRDSRQSGGTARLTFPAAAWSLFIAATTAD; this is translated from the coding sequence ATGGACGAGGGGCTGCGGTGGCGCCGGTCCAGCTACTGCGAAGGGCCCGACCGGGCGTGCCTGGAGGCGGCCTTCGAGCCGGACCGCGCCCGCGTGCACCTGAGGGACTCCCGGCAGTCCGGCGGCACCGCCCGGCTCACCTTCCCCGCCGCGGCCTGGTCGCTCTTCATCGCCGCGACCACGGCCGACTGA
- a CDS encoding NAD(P)-dependent oxidoreductase, whose protein sequence is MEKTTRDVSVLGLGSMGRALAGALLAAGHRVTVWNRTPGRAAELLERGARGAASVAEAVAASEVVLVCILDYADVGTLVEQGGGRAAWQGRTVVNVTNGSPEEARAMAERVAGLGAAYLDGGIMAVPEIIATPGAFVLYSGAPDAFEAHRELLDSFARSVFLGTEPGRAALHDLALLSGMYGMFGGFAHAAALVRSEGGSVAEFTTTLLLPWLTAMADALPPMAAQVDAGDYAVTGSPLAMQVAHDSIGDVSRAQGVSPELFTPVFALMRRRVADGHGSEGFAGVVELLARR, encoded by the coding sequence GTGGAGAAGACGACGCGGGACGTGTCGGTACTCGGGCTGGGGAGCATGGGCCGGGCGCTGGCGGGCGCGCTGCTGGCGGCCGGGCACCGGGTGACGGTGTGGAACAGGACGCCCGGCAGGGCGGCGGAACTCCTGGAGCGGGGCGCGCGGGGCGCCGCGTCGGTGGCCGAGGCGGTCGCCGCGAGCGAGGTGGTCCTCGTCTGCATCCTCGACTACGCCGACGTCGGCACCCTGGTGGAGCAGGGCGGAGGGCGCGCGGCCTGGCAGGGGCGGACGGTGGTCAACGTGACCAACGGGTCGCCCGAGGAGGCCCGTGCGATGGCGGAGCGGGTGGCCGGGCTCGGGGCCGCCTATCTGGACGGCGGCATCATGGCCGTCCCGGAGATCATCGCGACCCCGGGGGCGTTCGTGCTCTACAGCGGGGCGCCGGACGCCTTCGAGGCGCACCGGGAGCTGCTCGACTCCTTCGCCCGCAGCGTCTTTCTGGGGACGGAGCCGGGCCGTGCGGCGCTCCACGACCTGGCGCTGCTGAGCGGGATGTACGGCATGTTCGGCGGCTTCGCGCACGCGGCCGCGCTGGTGCGGTCGGAGGGCGGCTCGGTGGCGGAGTTCACCACGACGCTGCTGCTGCCGTGGCTCACGGCGATGGCCGACGCGCTGCCCCCGATGGCGGCGCAGGTCGACGCCGGCGATTACGCGGTCACCGGCTCGCCGCTCGCCATGCAGGTGGCTCACGACAGCATCGGCGACGTCAGCCGCGCGCAGGGCGTCAGCCCGGAGCTCTTCACCCCGGTCTTCGCGCTGATGCGGCGGCGGGTGGCGGACGGCCACGGGAGCGAGGGCTTCGCGGGCGTGGTGGAGTTGCTGGCCCGGCGCTGA